One genomic region from Oncorhynchus gorbuscha isolate QuinsamMale2020 ecotype Even-year linkage group LG13, OgorEven_v1.0, whole genome shotgun sequence encodes:
- the LOC123992889 gene encoding rhodopsin kinase grk7a-like, with translation MCDMGGLDNLVANTAYLKGGDEKEMRKRRRSLSLPKPEQCVSIRATVGKEFEMLCERQPIGKKFFRQFLLESNPQYVAAAEFLDELIDWDLAEGAGKDKARMNIINKFCKADSKNFLSYLTGEVADKCKAVSDKDFEDVMMGKVKDSTREYLKEKPFTEYQTSPNFDKFLQWKEYEKQKITDKYFYEFRTLGKGGFGEVCAVQVKNSGQMYACKKLCKKRLKQKNGEGMALLEKQILEKVNSLFLVNLSYAYDSKTHLCLVMTLMNGGDLRYHIYNIGEKGLEIGRINYYIAQVTTGILHLHAMDIAYRDMKPENVLLDSFGQCRLSDLGLAVELPGEKTINQKAGTSGYMAPEILKKEPYRMSVDWWALGCSIYEMVAARLPFKDYKEKVQKEEVARRTLEDKCKYEHKNFDEGTKAIINLFLKKKIDERLGCRTKNEDPRKHEWFKGINFPRLEAGLIDPPWVPKPNVVYAKDTGDIKDFSEIKGVVFDDKDDKFFKEFNTGAVPIAWQLEMIDSGLFDELNDPNRKESAAGLDDEEKKSKSCTLL, from the exons ATGTGTGACATGGGGGGATTGGATAATCTGGTGGCGAACACGGCCTACCTTAAGGGGGGTGACGAAAAAGAGATGAGGAAGAGGCGACGTAGCTTGTCCCTGCCCAAGCCAGAACAGTGTGTGTCCATCCGCGCCACGGTTGGGAAAGAATTTGAGATGCTCTGCGAGAGGCAGCCCATAGGGAAGAAGTTCTTCCGACAGTTCCTCCTGGAGTCCAACCCGCAGTACGTGGCGGCCGCAGAGTTCCTGGACGAGTTAATCGACTGGGATCTGGCAGAAGGCGCTGGCAAAGATAAGGCGAGGATGAACATCATCAACAAGTTCTGCAAGGCTGACTCCAAGAACTTCCTGTCCTACCTGACGGGAGAGGTAGCGGACAAGTGCAAGGCGGTGTCGGACAAGGACTTTGAAGACGTGATGATGGGCAAGGTGAAGGATTCCACACGGGAGTACCTGAAGGAAAAGCCCTTCACAGAGTACCAGACCAGCCCTAACTTTGACAAGTTCCTGCAGTGGAAAGAGTACGAGAAACAGAAAATCACTGATAAGTATTTCTATGAGTTCAGGACCCTGGGTAAGGGAGGCTTTGGAGAG GTGTGTGCCGTGCAGGTGAAAAACTCAGGCCAGATGTACGCCTGCAAAAAGCTGTGCAAGAAGCGTCTGAAGCAGAAGAATGGTGAGGGCATGGCACTGCTGGAGAAACAGATCCTGGAGAAGGTTAACAGTCTGTTCCTGGTGAACCTGTCCTATGCCTACGACTCCAAGACCCACCTGTGCCTCGTCATGACCCTGATGAACGGCGGCGACCTCCGGTACCATATCTATAACATTGGTGAAAAAGGCCTTGAAATAGGCCGCATCAATTACTACATTGCACAGGTCACCACAGGAATCCTCCACCTACACGCCATGGATATAGCGTACCGAGACATGAAGCCAGAGAACGTGCTACTGGACAGCTTCGGCCAGTGTCGACTCTCGGATCTGGGGTTAGCGGTGGAGCTGCCTGGCGAAAAGACCATCAATCAAAAG gcaGGCACAAGTGGCTACATGGCCCCAGAGATCCTGAAGAAAGAGCCTTACCGGATGTCAGTGGACTGGTGGGCACTGGGCTGCAGTATCTACGAGATGGTAGCAGCTCGCCTGCCCTTCAAGGACTATAAGGAGAAGGTGCAGAAGGAGGAGGTGGCACGGCGTACCCTCGAGGATAAATGCAAGTACGAGCACAAGAACTTTGACGAGGGCACCAAAGCCATCATCAACCTCTTCCTCAAGAAGAAAATTGACGAGCGTCTGGGATGCAGGACCAA GAACGAGGACCCAAGGAAGCACGAGTGGTTCAAAGGCATTAACTTCCCTCGACTGGAGGCGGGGCTGATCGACCCACCCTGGGTCCCCAAGCCCAACGTGGTCTACGCCAAAGACACGGGGGACATCAAAGATTTCTCTGAGATTAAGGGTGTCGTGTTTGACGACAAAGATGACAAATTCTTCAAGGAGTTCAACACGGGAGCGGTGCCCATTGCATGGCAACTGGAAATGATTGACAGCGGACTTTTTGACGAGCTGAATGACCCCAACAGGAAAGAGTCGGCCGCTGGATTGGACGACGAGGAGAAGAAATCAAAATCCTGCACGCTTTTATAA
- the LOC123992895 gene encoding RING-box protein 2-like — translation MAEMEDGEEPGLIHSLSSNSGSKSSSDKMFSLKKWNAVAMWSWDVECDTCAICRVQVMDACLRCQAENKQEDCVVVWGECNHSFHNCCMSLWVKQNNRCPLCQQDWVVQRIGK, via the exons ATGGCAGAGATGGAAGACGGTGAAGAGCCGGGTTTAATACACTCTCTCAGCTCTAATTCGGGGTCAAAATCGAGCAGTGACAAGATGTTTTCTCTCAAGAAATGGAATGCTGTGGCAATGTGGAGCTGGGATGTGGAATGCGATACATGCGCCATCTGTAGGGTCCAAGTTATGG ATGCATGCTTGCGGTGTCAGGCTGAAAATAAACAAGAGGACTGTGTCG TGGTATGGGGAGAGTGCAACCACTCTTTCCACAATTGCTGCATGTCTCTCTGGGTTAAGCAGAACAATCGCTGTCCACTGTGCCAGCAGGACTGGGTCGTACAGAGAATCGGCAAATGA